One genomic window of Columba livia isolate bColLiv1 breed racing homer chromosome 9, bColLiv1.pat.W.v2, whole genome shotgun sequence includes the following:
- the LOC102083474 gene encoding kelch-like protein 30 isoform X2, which translates to MELGRSMPADLKLHKPSQRARIPASFFTHPDGVAEPADTSGLDPAETDADSLVPTHDEQGHLIPEWKRQVMVRRLQARLADEEAMGTQDEGSWHFSSSRQALLGPFGELLTEADLQQLEWAVESLRLRRRGEVYQGELRRLARELRALLPAPLLSITVRSPPPAPGLPLPLWCGRLAGAVSSLTALLAHAEGARPGSPAAAAAVPPAAAHGQPREPTGSLAQREIRQCGVCVRSLRGAFEPAWRAASGKAAGGSGVEAASDSGISCEEAFSDGGGSTVPGPEWSSLRKERIVMLFLSHWRRSAYGPAPTAAGDPRETAGTGDGAAARLARQRAAIQRLLGGWRDAASRRPPPPPPPAAACAPLSPEQFVARPGGGAADYDSLSLELFMLGYFRILEQELPPEERRGRHLLCFEVFEQLGRHGWRAVRSFHRAVTDEIAAGRRGWLDGFDDIKARDTLAKLRLGSVCQQVSTAIPSSMVRNVDDFDFCLPSHAQGVLEGLQRLRANPKLADVTLLAGGREFPCHRSVLALCSHYFHAMFSGDFAESIAARVELKEVDSSALEMLLDFAYTGKVTINQGNVEGLMRTASQLHFPTIQKVCSRYLRQQMDATNCLGICEFGESHGCPEVSSKAWAFLQENFEAVSQQEEFLQLSKERLATYLSNKQLQVQEEQSLAEAVLRWVRHDPGPRAQFLPELLELSHLVSLPDQYLQNLLATEPLVRDSDASKALVARSCTRGQRDAGAQNPPSPPQKLEEVLVVVGGRVLEESEDEDGGLRMPAAPRNFAFYNPKSSGSRGSQNDTWSTTQAWCFCLRDGAWKPIAPMLRARTNHTSAVLNGEIYVIGGTTVDVVEVERYDPYNKNWCGISPALKYVSNFAAASCLGKLYLVGSCAVKYNALTLQCYNPVQDLWSVITSPFIPKYLSAPRCATLHGLIYLIGDNTKKVYVYSPEANIWQKVQLLHTLHENGGMVPLGERLFVTGGHWKGMDGDYRVEMEVYDCAKDLWTWEGSLPCLWLFHSSSSIFMDTSKWTEAFQGDHRW; encoded by the exons ATGGAGCTTGGCAGGTCAATGCCAGCCGACCTGAAGCTCCACAAGCCCTCACAGCGGGCCAGGATTCCAGCGTCCTTCTTCACCCACCCG GATGGGGTGGCGGAGCCAGCAGACACCTCCGGGCTGGACCCCGCAGAGACAGATGCAGACTCTCTTGTGCCTACACATGACGAGCAGGGCCACCTCATACCTGAGTGGAAGCGGCAGGTGATGGTGCGGCGGCTGCAGGCCCGGCTGGCAGACGAGGAGGCAATGGGCACCCAG GACGAGGGCTCCTGGCACTTCTCGTCCTCCCGCCAGGCCTTGCTGGGCCCCTTCGGGGAGCTGCTGACAGAGGcagacctgcagcagctggagtggGCGGTGGAGAGCCTAcggctgcggcggcggggcgaGGTGTACCAGGGTGAGCTGCGGCGCCTGGCGCGGGAGCTGCGTGCCCTCCTGCCCGCCCCGCTGCTCAGCATCACTGTGCGCAGCCCGCCGCCTGCCCCCGGGCTACCCCTGCCGCTCTGGTGCGGCCGCCTGGCAGGCGCCGTCAGCAGCCTGACCGCGCTGCTGGCCCATGCAGAGGGGGCACGGCCCGGctcccccgccgccgcagctGCCGTTCCCCCCGCCGCCGCTCACGGGCAGCCCCGGGAGCCGACAGGCAGCCTGGCGCAGCGGGAGATTCGGCAGTGCGGGGTCTGTGTCCGCAGCCTCCGCGGCGCCTTCGAGCCCGCGTGGAGGGCGGCATCGGGGAAGGCGGCCGGGGGGAGCGGCGTGGAGGCCGCCAGTGACTCGGGCATTAGCTGCGAGGAGGCATTTTCCGACGGCGGCGGCTCCACGGTGCCGGGGCCGGAGTGGAGCAGCCTGAGGAAGGAGCGAATCGTGATGCTCTTCCTGAGCCACTGGAGACGGTCCGCCTACGGGCCCGCCCCGACGGCAGCCGGGGACCCCCGGGAGACAGCGGGGACCGGGGACGGGGCAGCAGCCCGCCTGGCGCGGCAGAGGGCGGCCATCCAGCGGCTTCTGGGCGGCTGGAGGGACGCGgcctcccgccgccccccgcccccgccgccccccgccgccgcctgcGCCCCGCTCTCCCCGGAGCAGTTCGTAGCCAggccgggggggggggcagcCGACTATGACAGCCTGTCCCTGGAGCTCTTCATGCTGGGTTATTTCCGCATCCTTGAGCAGGAGCTGCCCCCCGAGGAGCGCCGCGGCCGCCACCTCCTCTGCTTCGAGGTCTTCGAGCAGCTGGGCCGGCACGGCTGGCGGGCGGTGCGCTCCTTCCACCGCGCCGTCACCGACGAGATCGCTGCCGGCCGACGAGGCTGGCTGGATGGCTTCGATGACATCAAGGCCAG GGACACCCTCGCCAAGCTGCGCTTGGGCTCTGTCTGCCAGCAAGTGTCCACGGCCATCCCCAGCAGCATGGTGAGGAATGTGGATGACTTCGACTTCTGCTTGCCTTCACACGCCCAGGGTGTGCTGGAGGGGCTGCAACGGCTGCGCGCCAACCCCAAACTGGCGGATGTGACACTGCTGGCGGGCGGACGGGAGTTCCCCTGCCATCGCAGTGTCCTGGCCCTCTGCAGCCACTACTTCCATGCCATGTTCTCTGGTGACTTTGCGGAGAGCATTGCAGCACGGGTGGAGCTGAAGGAGGTGGACTCCAGCGCGCTGGAGATGCTGCTTGACTTCGCCTACACGGGGAAGGTGACCATCAACCAGGGCAACGTGGAGGGGCTGATGCGGACTGCCAGCCAGCTCCACTTCCCCACTATCCAAAAGGTCTGCAGCCGCTACCTCCGGCAGCAGATGGACGCCACCAACTGTTTAGGTATCTGTGAGTTCGGTGAGAGCCACGGTTGCCCTGAAGTCTCCTCCAAGGCCTGGGCTTTCTTGCAGGAGAACTTTGAAGCTGTGTCTCAGCAGGAGGAGTTCCTCCAGCTCTCCAAGGAGAGGCTGGCCACCTATCTCTCCAACaagcagctgcaggtgcaggaggagcagagccTGGCCGAGGCTGTGCTGCGCTGGGTGCGTCATGATCCTGGGCCCCGAGCCCAGTttctgccagagctgctggaacTCAGTCACCTCGTCTCACTGCCTGACCAGTACCTGCAGAACCTGCTTGCCACTGAGCCCCTCGTTCGTGATTCAGATGCCAGCAAGGCTCTAGTTGCCCGATCCTGCACCAGG GGGCAGAGAGATGCCGGGGCCCAGAACCCCCCAAGCCCACCACAGAAGCtggaggaggtgctggtggtggtTGGTGGCCGTGTGCTGGAGGAGAgcgaggatgaggatgggggaTTGCGCATGCCAGCTGCCCCCAGGAACTTTGCCTTCTACAACCCCAAAAGCA GTGGCTCACGGGGCTCCCAGAACGACACGTGGTCAACGACCCAGGCCTGGTGCTTCTGCCTTAGGGACGGCGCCTGGAAGCCCATCGCTCCCATGCTGAGAGCCCGGACAAACCACACCAGCGCTGTCCTCAATGGTGAGATCTACGTCATCGGGG GGACGACAGTGGATGTGGTGGAGGTGGAGCGTTACGATCCCTACAACAAGAACTGGTGTGGAATCAGCCCAGCCCTCAAGTACGTGAGCAATTTTGCGGCCGCCAGCTGCTTGGGCAAGCTCTACCTGGTGGGCTCCTGTGCTGTCAAGTACAATGCGCTCACCCTCCAGTGCTACAATCCTGTCCAAG ATTTGTGGAGTGTGATCACGTCCCCCTTCATCCCCAAGTACCTCTCAGCCCCGCGCTGCGCCACCCTGCACGGGCTCATCTACCTCATCGGGGACAACACCAAGAAGGTCTACGTGTACAGCCCAGAGGCCAACATCTGGCAGAAG GTGCAGCTCCTGCACACGCTCCATGAGAATGGTGGGATGGTACCTCTGGGCGAACGGCTTTTTGTCACTGGCGGCCACTGGAAGGGCATGGATGGAGACTACCGTGTGGAGATGGAGGTGTATGACTGTGCCAAGGACCTCTGGACGTGGGAGGGCTCCCTGCCCTGCCTCTGGCTCTTCCACAGCTCCTCCTCCATCTTCATGGACACCTCCAAGTGGACAGAGGCTTTCCAGGGTGACCACAGGTGGTAG
- the LOC102083474 gene encoding kelch-like protein 30 isoform X1, with protein MELGRSMPADLKLHKPSQRARIPASFFTHPDGVAEPADTSGLDPAETDADSLVPTHDEQGHLIPEWKRQVMVRRLQARLADEEAMGTQDEGSWHFSSSRQALLGPFGELLTEADLQQLEWAVESLRLRRRGEVYQGELRRLARELRALLPAPLLSITVRSPPPAPGLPLPLWCGRLAGAVSSLTALLAHAEGARPGSPAAAAAVPPAAAHGQPREPTGSLAQREIRQCGVCVRSLRGAFEPAWRAASGKAAGGSGVEAASDSGISCEEAFSDGGGSTVPGPEWSSLRKERIVMLFLSHWRRSAYGPAPTAAGDPRETAGTGDGAAARLARQRAAIQRLLGGWRDAASRRPPPPPPPAAACAPLSPEQFVARPGGGAADYDSLSLELFMLGYFRILEQELPPEERRGRHLLCFEVFEQLGRHGWRAVRSFHRAVTDEIAAGRRGWLDGFDDIKARDTLAKLRLGSVCQQVSTAIPSSMVRNVDDFDFCLPSHAQGVLEGLQRLRANPKLADVTLLAGGREFPCHRSVLALCSHYFHAMFSGDFAESIAARVELKEVDSSALEMLLDFAYTGKVTINQGNVEGLMRTASQLHFPTIQKVCSRYLRQQMDATNCLGICEFGESHGCPEVSSKAWAFLQENFEAVSQQEEFLQLSKERLATYLSNKQLQVQEEQSLAEAVLRWVRHDPGPRAQFLPELLELSHLVSLPDQYLQNLLATEPLVRDSDASKALVARSCTRGQRDAGAQNPPSPPQKLEEVLVVVGGRVLEESEDEDGGLRMPAAPRNFAFYNPKSRQWMALPDFPDYNKWGFSLVALNNDVYVTGGSRGSQNDTWSTTQAWCFCLRDGAWKPIAPMLRARTNHTSAVLNGEIYVIGGTTVDVVEVERYDPYNKNWCGISPALKYVSNFAAASCLGKLYLVGSCAVKYNALTLQCYNPVQDLWSVITSPFIPKYLSAPRCATLHGLIYLIGDNTKKVYVYSPEANIWQKVQLLHTLHENGGMVPLGERLFVTGGHWKGMDGDYRVEMEVYDCAKDLWTWEGSLPCLWLFHSSSSIFMDTSKWTEAFQGDHRW; from the exons ATGGAGCTTGGCAGGTCAATGCCAGCCGACCTGAAGCTCCACAAGCCCTCACAGCGGGCCAGGATTCCAGCGTCCTTCTTCACCCACCCG GATGGGGTGGCGGAGCCAGCAGACACCTCCGGGCTGGACCCCGCAGAGACAGATGCAGACTCTCTTGTGCCTACACATGACGAGCAGGGCCACCTCATACCTGAGTGGAAGCGGCAGGTGATGGTGCGGCGGCTGCAGGCCCGGCTGGCAGACGAGGAGGCAATGGGCACCCAG GACGAGGGCTCCTGGCACTTCTCGTCCTCCCGCCAGGCCTTGCTGGGCCCCTTCGGGGAGCTGCTGACAGAGGcagacctgcagcagctggagtggGCGGTGGAGAGCCTAcggctgcggcggcggggcgaGGTGTACCAGGGTGAGCTGCGGCGCCTGGCGCGGGAGCTGCGTGCCCTCCTGCCCGCCCCGCTGCTCAGCATCACTGTGCGCAGCCCGCCGCCTGCCCCCGGGCTACCCCTGCCGCTCTGGTGCGGCCGCCTGGCAGGCGCCGTCAGCAGCCTGACCGCGCTGCTGGCCCATGCAGAGGGGGCACGGCCCGGctcccccgccgccgcagctGCCGTTCCCCCCGCCGCCGCTCACGGGCAGCCCCGGGAGCCGACAGGCAGCCTGGCGCAGCGGGAGATTCGGCAGTGCGGGGTCTGTGTCCGCAGCCTCCGCGGCGCCTTCGAGCCCGCGTGGAGGGCGGCATCGGGGAAGGCGGCCGGGGGGAGCGGCGTGGAGGCCGCCAGTGACTCGGGCATTAGCTGCGAGGAGGCATTTTCCGACGGCGGCGGCTCCACGGTGCCGGGGCCGGAGTGGAGCAGCCTGAGGAAGGAGCGAATCGTGATGCTCTTCCTGAGCCACTGGAGACGGTCCGCCTACGGGCCCGCCCCGACGGCAGCCGGGGACCCCCGGGAGACAGCGGGGACCGGGGACGGGGCAGCAGCCCGCCTGGCGCGGCAGAGGGCGGCCATCCAGCGGCTTCTGGGCGGCTGGAGGGACGCGgcctcccgccgccccccgcccccgccgccccccgccgccgcctgcGCCCCGCTCTCCCCGGAGCAGTTCGTAGCCAggccgggggggggggcagcCGACTATGACAGCCTGTCCCTGGAGCTCTTCATGCTGGGTTATTTCCGCATCCTTGAGCAGGAGCTGCCCCCCGAGGAGCGCCGCGGCCGCCACCTCCTCTGCTTCGAGGTCTTCGAGCAGCTGGGCCGGCACGGCTGGCGGGCGGTGCGCTCCTTCCACCGCGCCGTCACCGACGAGATCGCTGCCGGCCGACGAGGCTGGCTGGATGGCTTCGATGACATCAAGGCCAG GGACACCCTCGCCAAGCTGCGCTTGGGCTCTGTCTGCCAGCAAGTGTCCACGGCCATCCCCAGCAGCATGGTGAGGAATGTGGATGACTTCGACTTCTGCTTGCCTTCACACGCCCAGGGTGTGCTGGAGGGGCTGCAACGGCTGCGCGCCAACCCCAAACTGGCGGATGTGACACTGCTGGCGGGCGGACGGGAGTTCCCCTGCCATCGCAGTGTCCTGGCCCTCTGCAGCCACTACTTCCATGCCATGTTCTCTGGTGACTTTGCGGAGAGCATTGCAGCACGGGTGGAGCTGAAGGAGGTGGACTCCAGCGCGCTGGAGATGCTGCTTGACTTCGCCTACACGGGGAAGGTGACCATCAACCAGGGCAACGTGGAGGGGCTGATGCGGACTGCCAGCCAGCTCCACTTCCCCACTATCCAAAAGGTCTGCAGCCGCTACCTCCGGCAGCAGATGGACGCCACCAACTGTTTAGGTATCTGTGAGTTCGGTGAGAGCCACGGTTGCCCTGAAGTCTCCTCCAAGGCCTGGGCTTTCTTGCAGGAGAACTTTGAAGCTGTGTCTCAGCAGGAGGAGTTCCTCCAGCTCTCCAAGGAGAGGCTGGCCACCTATCTCTCCAACaagcagctgcaggtgcaggaggagcagagccTGGCCGAGGCTGTGCTGCGCTGGGTGCGTCATGATCCTGGGCCCCGAGCCCAGTttctgccagagctgctggaacTCAGTCACCTCGTCTCACTGCCTGACCAGTACCTGCAGAACCTGCTTGCCACTGAGCCCCTCGTTCGTGATTCAGATGCCAGCAAGGCTCTAGTTGCCCGATCCTGCACCAGG GGGCAGAGAGATGCCGGGGCCCAGAACCCCCCAAGCCCACCACAGAAGCtggaggaggtgctggtggtggtTGGTGGCCGTGTGCTGGAGGAGAgcgaggatgaggatgggggaTTGCGCATGCCAGCTGCCCCCAGGAACTTTGCCTTCTACAACCCCAAAAGCA GGCAATGGATGGCTCTGCCTGACTTCCCTGATTACAACAAATGGGGCTTTTCCCTGGTGGCTCTGAACAACGATGTGTACGTCACAG GTGGCTCACGGGGCTCCCAGAACGACACGTGGTCAACGACCCAGGCCTGGTGCTTCTGCCTTAGGGACGGCGCCTGGAAGCCCATCGCTCCCATGCTGAGAGCCCGGACAAACCACACCAGCGCTGTCCTCAATGGTGAGATCTACGTCATCGGGG GGACGACAGTGGATGTGGTGGAGGTGGAGCGTTACGATCCCTACAACAAGAACTGGTGTGGAATCAGCCCAGCCCTCAAGTACGTGAGCAATTTTGCGGCCGCCAGCTGCTTGGGCAAGCTCTACCTGGTGGGCTCCTGTGCTGTCAAGTACAATGCGCTCACCCTCCAGTGCTACAATCCTGTCCAAG ATTTGTGGAGTGTGATCACGTCCCCCTTCATCCCCAAGTACCTCTCAGCCCCGCGCTGCGCCACCCTGCACGGGCTCATCTACCTCATCGGGGACAACACCAAGAAGGTCTACGTGTACAGCCCAGAGGCCAACATCTGGCAGAAG GTGCAGCTCCTGCACACGCTCCATGAGAATGGTGGGATGGTACCTCTGGGCGAACGGCTTTTTGTCACTGGCGGCCACTGGAAGGGCATGGATGGAGACTACCGTGTGGAGATGGAGGTGTATGACTGTGCCAAGGACCTCTGGACGTGGGAGGGCTCCCTGCCCTGCCTCTGGCTCTTCCACAGCTCCTCCTCCATCTTCATGGACACCTCCAAGTGGACAGAGGCTTTCCAGGGTGACCACAGGTGGTAG
- the LOC102083474 gene encoding kelch-like protein 30 isoform X7 yields the protein MVRNVDDFDFCLPSHAQGVLEGLQRLRANPKLADVTLLAGGREFPCHRSVLALCSHYFHAMFSGDFAESIAARVELKEVDSSALEMLLDFAYTGKVTINQGNVEGLMRTASQLHFPTIQKVCSRYLRQQMDATNCLGICEFGESHGCPEVSSKAWAFLQENFEAVSQQEEFLQLSKERLATYLSNKQLQVQEEQSLAEAVLRWVRHDPGPRAQFLPELLELSHLVSLPDQYLQNLLATEPLVRDSDASKALVARSCTRGQRDAGAQNPPSPPQKLEEVLVVVGGRVLEESEDEDGGLRMPAAPRNFAFYNPKSRQWMALPDFPDYNKWGFSLVALNNDVYVTGGSRGSQNDTWSTTQAWCFCLRDGAWKPIAPMLRARTNHTSAVLNGEIYVIGGTTVDVVEVERYDPYNKNWCGISPALKYVSNFAAASCLGKLYLVGSCAVKYNALTLQCYNPVQDLWSVITSPFIPKYLSAPRCATLHGLIYLIGDNTKKVYVYSPEANIWQKVQLLHTLHENGGMVPLGERLFVTGGHWKGMDGDYRVEMEVYDCAKDLWTWEGSLPCLWLFHSSSSIFMDTSKWTEAFQGDHRW from the exons ATGGTGAGGAATGTGGATGACTTCGACTTCTGCTTGCCTTCACACGCCCAGGGTGTGCTGGAGGGGCTGCAACGGCTGCGCGCCAACCCCAAACTGGCGGATGTGACACTGCTGGCGGGCGGACGGGAGTTCCCCTGCCATCGCAGTGTCCTGGCCCTCTGCAGCCACTACTTCCATGCCATGTTCTCTGGTGACTTTGCGGAGAGCATTGCAGCACGGGTGGAGCTGAAGGAGGTGGACTCCAGCGCGCTGGAGATGCTGCTTGACTTCGCCTACACGGGGAAGGTGACCATCAACCAGGGCAACGTGGAGGGGCTGATGCGGACTGCCAGCCAGCTCCACTTCCCCACTATCCAAAAGGTCTGCAGCCGCTACCTCCGGCAGCAGATGGACGCCACCAACTGTTTAGGTATCTGTGAGTTCGGTGAGAGCCACGGTTGCCCTGAAGTCTCCTCCAAGGCCTGGGCTTTCTTGCAGGAGAACTTTGAAGCTGTGTCTCAGCAGGAGGAGTTCCTCCAGCTCTCCAAGGAGAGGCTGGCCACCTATCTCTCCAACaagcagctgcaggtgcaggaggagcagagccTGGCCGAGGCTGTGCTGCGCTGGGTGCGTCATGATCCTGGGCCCCGAGCCCAGTttctgccagagctgctggaacTCAGTCACCTCGTCTCACTGCCTGACCAGTACCTGCAGAACCTGCTTGCCACTGAGCCCCTCGTTCGTGATTCAGATGCCAGCAAGGCTCTAGTTGCCCGATCCTGCACCAGG GGGCAGAGAGATGCCGGGGCCCAGAACCCCCCAAGCCCACCACAGAAGCtggaggaggtgctggtggtggtTGGTGGCCGTGTGCTGGAGGAGAgcgaggatgaggatgggggaTTGCGCATGCCAGCTGCCCCCAGGAACTTTGCCTTCTACAACCCCAAAAGCA GGCAATGGATGGCTCTGCCTGACTTCCCTGATTACAACAAATGGGGCTTTTCCCTGGTGGCTCTGAACAACGATGTGTACGTCACAG GTGGCTCACGGGGCTCCCAGAACGACACGTGGTCAACGACCCAGGCCTGGTGCTTCTGCCTTAGGGACGGCGCCTGGAAGCCCATCGCTCCCATGCTGAGAGCCCGGACAAACCACACCAGCGCTGTCCTCAATGGTGAGATCTACGTCATCGGGG GGACGACAGTGGATGTGGTGGAGGTGGAGCGTTACGATCCCTACAACAAGAACTGGTGTGGAATCAGCCCAGCCCTCAAGTACGTGAGCAATTTTGCGGCCGCCAGCTGCTTGGGCAAGCTCTACCTGGTGGGCTCCTGTGCTGTCAAGTACAATGCGCTCACCCTCCAGTGCTACAATCCTGTCCAAG ATTTGTGGAGTGTGATCACGTCCCCCTTCATCCCCAAGTACCTCTCAGCCCCGCGCTGCGCCACCCTGCACGGGCTCATCTACCTCATCGGGGACAACACCAAGAAGGTCTACGTGTACAGCCCAGAGGCCAACATCTGGCAGAAG GTGCAGCTCCTGCACACGCTCCATGAGAATGGTGGGATGGTACCTCTGGGCGAACGGCTTTTTGTCACTGGCGGCCACTGGAAGGGCATGGATGGAGACTACCGTGTGGAGATGGAGGTGTATGACTGTGCCAAGGACCTCTGGACGTGGGAGGGCTCCCTGCCCTGCCTCTGGCTCTTCCACAGCTCCTCCTCCATCTTCATGGACACCTCCAAGTGGACAGAGGCTTTCCAGGGTGACCACAGGTGGTAG
- the LOC102083474 gene encoding uncharacterized protein LOC102083474 isoform X6, with protein MELGRSMPADLKLHKPSQRARIPASFFTHPDGVAEPADTSGLDPAETDADSLVPTHDEQGHLIPEWKRQVMVRRLQARLADEEAMGTQDEGSWHFSSSRQALLGPFGELLTEADLQQLEWAVESLRLRRRGEVYQGELRRLARELRALLPAPLLSITVRSPPPAPGLPLPLWCGRLAGAVSSLTALLAHAEGARPGSPAAAAAVPPAAAHGQPREPTGSLAQREIRQCGVCVRSLRGAFEPAWRAASGKAAGGSGVEAASDSGISCEEAFSDGGGSTVPGPEWSSLRKERIVMLFLSHWRRSAYGPAPTAAGDPRETAGTGDGAAARLARQRAAIQRLLGGWRDAASRRPPPPPPPAAACAPLSPEQFVARPGGGAADYDSLSLELFMLGYFRILEQELPPEERRGRHLLCFEVFEQLGRHGWRAVRSFHRAVTDEIAAGRRGWLDGFDDIKARDTLAKLRLGSVCQQVSTAIPSSMVRNVDDFDFCLPSHAQGVLEGLQRLRANPKLADVTLLAGGREFPCHRSVLALCSHYFHAMFSGDFAESIAARVELKEVDSSALEMLLDFAYTGKVTINQGNVEGLMRTASQLHFPTIQKVCSRYLRQQMDATNCLGICEFGESHGCPEVSSKAWAFLQENFEAVSQQEEFLQLSKERLATYLSNKQLQVQEEQSLAEAVLRWVRHDPGPRAQFLPELLELSHLVSLPDQYLQNLLATEPLVRDSDASKALVARSCTRGQRDAGAQNPPSPPQKLEEVLVVVGGRVLEESEDEDGGLRMPAAPRNFAFYNPKSRQWMALPDFPDYNKWGFSLVALNNDVYVTGGSRGSQNDTWSTTQAWCFCLRDGAWKPIAPMLRARTNHTSAVLNGEIYVIGGTTVDVVEVERYDPYNKNWCGISPALKYVSNFAAASCLGKLYLVGSCAVKYNALTLQCYNPVQAAS; from the exons ATGGAGCTTGGCAGGTCAATGCCAGCCGACCTGAAGCTCCACAAGCCCTCACAGCGGGCCAGGATTCCAGCGTCCTTCTTCACCCACCCG GATGGGGTGGCGGAGCCAGCAGACACCTCCGGGCTGGACCCCGCAGAGACAGATGCAGACTCTCTTGTGCCTACACATGACGAGCAGGGCCACCTCATACCTGAGTGGAAGCGGCAGGTGATGGTGCGGCGGCTGCAGGCCCGGCTGGCAGACGAGGAGGCAATGGGCACCCAG GACGAGGGCTCCTGGCACTTCTCGTCCTCCCGCCAGGCCTTGCTGGGCCCCTTCGGGGAGCTGCTGACAGAGGcagacctgcagcagctggagtggGCGGTGGAGAGCCTAcggctgcggcggcggggcgaGGTGTACCAGGGTGAGCTGCGGCGCCTGGCGCGGGAGCTGCGTGCCCTCCTGCCCGCCCCGCTGCTCAGCATCACTGTGCGCAGCCCGCCGCCTGCCCCCGGGCTACCCCTGCCGCTCTGGTGCGGCCGCCTGGCAGGCGCCGTCAGCAGCCTGACCGCGCTGCTGGCCCATGCAGAGGGGGCACGGCCCGGctcccccgccgccgcagctGCCGTTCCCCCCGCCGCCGCTCACGGGCAGCCCCGGGAGCCGACAGGCAGCCTGGCGCAGCGGGAGATTCGGCAGTGCGGGGTCTGTGTCCGCAGCCTCCGCGGCGCCTTCGAGCCCGCGTGGAGGGCGGCATCGGGGAAGGCGGCCGGGGGGAGCGGCGTGGAGGCCGCCAGTGACTCGGGCATTAGCTGCGAGGAGGCATTTTCCGACGGCGGCGGCTCCACGGTGCCGGGGCCGGAGTGGAGCAGCCTGAGGAAGGAGCGAATCGTGATGCTCTTCCTGAGCCACTGGAGACGGTCCGCCTACGGGCCCGCCCCGACGGCAGCCGGGGACCCCCGGGAGACAGCGGGGACCGGGGACGGGGCAGCAGCCCGCCTGGCGCGGCAGAGGGCGGCCATCCAGCGGCTTCTGGGCGGCTGGAGGGACGCGgcctcccgccgccccccgcccccgccgccccccgccgccgcctgcGCCCCGCTCTCCCCGGAGCAGTTCGTAGCCAggccgggggggggggcagcCGACTATGACAGCCTGTCCCTGGAGCTCTTCATGCTGGGTTATTTCCGCATCCTTGAGCAGGAGCTGCCCCCCGAGGAGCGCCGCGGCCGCCACCTCCTCTGCTTCGAGGTCTTCGAGCAGCTGGGCCGGCACGGCTGGCGGGCGGTGCGCTCCTTCCACCGCGCCGTCACCGACGAGATCGCTGCCGGCCGACGAGGCTGGCTGGATGGCTTCGATGACATCAAGGCCAG GGACACCCTCGCCAAGCTGCGCTTGGGCTCTGTCTGCCAGCAAGTGTCCACGGCCATCCCCAGCAGCATGGTGAGGAATGTGGATGACTTCGACTTCTGCTTGCCTTCACACGCCCAGGGTGTGCTGGAGGGGCTGCAACGGCTGCGCGCCAACCCCAAACTGGCGGATGTGACACTGCTGGCGGGCGGACGGGAGTTCCCCTGCCATCGCAGTGTCCTGGCCCTCTGCAGCCACTACTTCCATGCCATGTTCTCTGGTGACTTTGCGGAGAGCATTGCAGCACGGGTGGAGCTGAAGGAGGTGGACTCCAGCGCGCTGGAGATGCTGCTTGACTTCGCCTACACGGGGAAGGTGACCATCAACCAGGGCAACGTGGAGGGGCTGATGCGGACTGCCAGCCAGCTCCACTTCCCCACTATCCAAAAGGTCTGCAGCCGCTACCTCCGGCAGCAGATGGACGCCACCAACTGTTTAGGTATCTGTGAGTTCGGTGAGAGCCACGGTTGCCCTGAAGTCTCCTCCAAGGCCTGGGCTTTCTTGCAGGAGAACTTTGAAGCTGTGTCTCAGCAGGAGGAGTTCCTCCAGCTCTCCAAGGAGAGGCTGGCCACCTATCTCTCCAACaagcagctgcaggtgcaggaggagcagagccTGGCCGAGGCTGTGCTGCGCTGGGTGCGTCATGATCCTGGGCCCCGAGCCCAGTttctgccagagctgctggaacTCAGTCACCTCGTCTCACTGCCTGACCAGTACCTGCAGAACCTGCTTGCCACTGAGCCCCTCGTTCGTGATTCAGATGCCAGCAAGGCTCTAGTTGCCCGATCCTGCACCAGG GGGCAGAGAGATGCCGGGGCCCAGAACCCCCCAAGCCCACCACAGAAGCtggaggaggtgctggtggtggtTGGTGGCCGTGTGCTGGAGGAGAgcgaggatgaggatgggggaTTGCGCATGCCAGCTGCCCCCAGGAACTTTGCCTTCTACAACCCCAAAAGCA GGCAATGGATGGCTCTGCCTGACTTCCCTGATTACAACAAATGGGGCTTTTCCCTGGTGGCTCTGAACAACGATGTGTACGTCACAG GTGGCTCACGGGGCTCCCAGAACGACACGTGGTCAACGACCCAGGCCTGGTGCTTCTGCCTTAGGGACGGCGCCTGGAAGCCCATCGCTCCCATGCTGAGAGCCCGGACAAACCACACCAGCGCTGTCCTCAATGGTGAGATCTACGTCATCGGGG GGACGACAGTGGATGTGGTGGAGGTGGAGCGTTACGATCCCTACAACAAGAACTGGTGTGGAATCAGCCCAGCCCTCAAGTACGTGAGCAATTTTGCGGCCGCCAGCTGCTTGGGCAAGCTCTACCTGGTGGGCTCCTGTGCTGTCAAGTACAATGCGCTCACCCTCCAGTGCTACAATCCTGTCCAAG CTGCATCATGA